The following are from one region of the Polaribacter marinaquae genome:
- a CDS encoding aldose 1-epimerase produces MITLKHLEDNKIIEFKNTLNNSVAIINLELGGSLQKLQINGEQILADMHPVPYETCYHSAVLFPFVNRIDNGKYIFNKKEFQFKINEPANQNALHGLVFNKEFIFENQNTSVNSTAITLSYTEKDKNPAFPYVYKITLIYTFSNTSVALEIKVDNIDSKSFPFTLGWHPYFYSKNLSKSTLKFNADKKVNHNNKMITKNLEATNINELKDLDSGNYDDCFSLRSSKVIFETPTYSFTLNSNLKENYLQIYTPENKNAIAIEPITGISDSFNNKVGLQLLKPNKSFSSIYTLSVDI; encoded by the coding sequence ATGATAACGCTTAAACATTTAGAAGATAATAAAATTATAGAGTTTAAAAACACGCTAAATAATTCTGTTGCTATTATCAATTTAGAATTAGGAGGAAGTTTACAAAAACTTCAAATTAATGGCGAACAAATTCTTGCAGACATGCATCCTGTTCCATACGAAACCTGCTATCACTCGGCAGTTCTATTTCCTTTTGTAAACAGAATTGATAACGGAAAATACATATTTAATAAAAAAGAATTTCAATTTAAAATAAATGAACCTGCCAATCAAAATGCATTGCATGGCTTAGTTTTTAATAAAGAGTTTATTTTTGAAAATCAAAATACATCAGTAAATAGCACTGCTATTACTTTAAGTTACACAGAAAAAGATAAAAATCCTGCATTTCCGTATGTATATAAAATTACATTAATCTACACATTTTCTAATACAAGTGTTGCTTTAGAAATTAAAGTTGATAATATAGATTCAAAGAGTTTCCCTTTTACCTTAGGTTGGCATCCATATTTCTATTCTAAAAACTTATCTAAAAGTACCCTTAAATTTAATGCTGATAAAAAAGTAAATCATAATAATAAAATGATTACAAAAAACTTAGAAGCAACCAATATAAACGAATTAAAAGATTTAGATTCTGGTAATTACGATGATTGTTTTAGTTTAAGAAGTAGTAAAGTTATTTTTGAAACTCCGACTTACAGTTTTACTTTAAATTCTAATTTAAAAGAAAATTATCTACAAATTTATACTCCGGAAAATAAAAATGCCATTGCTATTGAACCAATAACAGGTATATCAGATAGTTTTAATAATAAAGTAGGACTTCAACTATTAAAACCGAACAAAAGTTTTTCTTCAATTTATACCTTATCAGTAGATATTTAG
- the galK gene encoding galactokinase, which produces MKKKLIKEVKKSFKKHFNVKPIMVFSPGRINLIGEHTDYNDGFVFPAAIDKGIALAIDKNDENVSNVYALNKEEMYSFGLENIAPLKDGGWRNYILGVVSEIQKLNIQLDNFNCVFAGDIPGGAGMSSSAALENSVVFGLNELFDLKLTKEQMILISQKAEHNYAGVKCGIMDQYASMFGEKKSALLLDCRSIESTSFKIDFKKYKLLLINSNVKHDLSESAYNDRRAVCEKVSKLLNLTALRDASLEDLNSIKSKISNVDYEKTSYVIEENSRVEKFSEAIQKNDIETLGDLIYQSHDGLSSKYKVSCKELDFLVDETRNNSKILGARMMGGGFGGCTINFIKKSEIEDFKNEISKNFKKEFDKECSIYQVKLSEGTRIIKK; this is translated from the coding sequence ATGAAAAAAAAATTAATAAAAGAGGTTAAAAAAAGTTTCAAGAAACACTTTAATGTAAAACCAATTATGGTGTTTTCTCCTGGTAGAATTAATTTAATAGGAGAACATACAGATTATAATGATGGCTTTGTTTTTCCGGCTGCTATAGATAAAGGTATTGCATTGGCAATTGATAAAAATGACGAAAATGTGAGCAATGTGTACGCTTTAAATAAAGAAGAAATGTATTCTTTCGGTTTAGAGAACATAGCTCCTTTAAAAGATGGTGGTTGGCGAAATTATATTTTAGGTGTTGTTTCAGAAATTCAAAAATTAAATATTCAATTAGATAATTTTAATTGTGTTTTTGCAGGAGATATTCCTGGTGGGGCTGGTATGTCATCATCAGCAGCATTAGAAAATAGCGTTGTTTTTGGTTTGAATGAATTGTTTGATTTAAAACTCACAAAAGAACAAATGATTTTAATTTCTCAAAAAGCAGAACATAATTATGCCGGAGTAAAGTGCGGTATAATGGATCAGTATGCTAGTATGTTTGGCGAAAAGAAAAGTGCCCTTTTGTTAGATTGTAGATCTATAGAATCTACATCTTTTAAAATTGATTTTAAAAAATACAAACTCCTTTTAATTAATAGTAACGTAAAGCACGACTTATCTGAAAGTGCATATAATGATAGAAGAGCGGTTTGTGAAAAGGTTTCTAAATTATTAAACTTAACTGCTCTTAGAGATGCTTCGTTAGAAGATTTAAATTCAATAAAATCTAAAATATCTAATGTAGACTATGAAAAGACTTCTTATGTTATTGAAGAAAATTCTAGAGTAGAAAAATTTTCTGAAGCTATACAAAAAAATGATATTGAAACTTTAGGAGATTTAATTTATCAATCTCATGATGGTTTAAGTTCTAAATATAAAGTTAGCTGTAAAGAATTGGATTTTTTAGTTGATGAAACTAGAAACAATTCTAAAATTTTAGGTGCAAGAATGATGGGCGGTGGTTTTGGTGGATGTACAATAAACTTTATTAAAAAATCAGAAATTGAAGATTTTAAAAATGAAATTTCTAAAAATTTCAAAAAAGAATTTGACAAAGAATGTTCTATTTATCAGGTGAAATTATCTGAAGGAACAAGAATCATAAAAAAATAA
- a CDS encoding UDP-glucose--hexose-1-phosphate uridylyltransferase — protein sequence MNTHLQDYSHKRLNILTGEWVLVSPHRSKRPWQGQNEEISNEKRPSYDENCYLCATNTRINGEVNPDYKDVFVFTNDFAALQKDSPSFKIDDGLFKAKSETGICKVICFSPDHSKSLADMDVKDIKKVVNVWQQEYISLGKNKDINYVQIFENKGAVMGSSNPHPHGQIWSQSTLPNEVEKKDNQQLKYYNTKNSNLLEDYLKQELEANERIIFQNKDFVVLTPFWAIWPFEVMIAPKKTQENITKMTDEEALNYAEAISVITKAYDKLFNTSFPYSSGIHQSPTNNKENKHWHWHMSFYPPLLRSATVKKFMVGYEMFGSPQRDITAELAAKRLKNLI from the coding sequence ATGAATACACACTTACAAGATTATTCACACAAGAGATTAAATATTTTAACTGGTGAATGGGTTCTAGTTTCACCACATAGATCTAAAAGACCTTGGCAAGGTCAAAACGAAGAAATTTCAAATGAGAAAAGACCTTCATATGATGAAAACTGTTATTTGTGCGCAACAAACACTAGAATTAATGGCGAAGTAAATCCAGATTATAAAGATGTATTTGTTTTTACAAACGATTTTGCTGCACTACAAAAAGATTCTCCATCTTTTAAAATAGACGATGGTTTATTTAAAGCAAAAAGCGAAACCGGAATTTGTAAAGTTATTTGTTTTAGTCCAGATCATTCTAAAAGTTTAGCAGATATGGACGTTAAAGACATTAAAAAGGTAGTGAATGTTTGGCAACAAGAATATATATCTTTAGGTAAAAATAAAGACATCAATTATGTTCAAATTTTCGAAAATAAAGGTGCAGTAATGGGCTCTAGTAATCCGCATCCACACGGTCAAATCTGGAGTCAATCTACATTACCTAATGAAGTTGAAAAGAAAGACAATCAACAATTAAAATATTACAATACTAAAAATAGCAACCTTTTAGAAGATTATTTAAAACAAGAATTAGAAGCTAACGAAAGAATTATATTTCAAAACAAAGATTTTGTTGTATTAACTCCATTTTGGGCCATTTGGCCATTTGAGGTAATGATTGCTCCTAAAAAAACACAAGAAAATATTACTAAGATGACAGATGAAGAAGCTTTAAATTATGCTGAAGCCATATCTGTAATAACCAAAGCTTACGACAAATTATTTAACACCTCTTTTCCTTATTCTAGTGGTATACATCAATCGCCAACTAATAATAAAGAGAACAAACATTGGCATTGGCACATGAGTTTTTATCCGCCATTATTAAGAAGTGCAACTGTAAAAAAGTTTATGGTTGGTTACGAAATGTTTGGATCACCGCAACGAGATATAACTGCAGAATTAGCAGCAAAAAGATTAAAAAATCTTATATAA
- a CDS encoding LytTR family DNA-binding domain-containing protein, which translates to MNCIIIDDDVSARLIIRQLCKETDLEIIEEFSSAIEAIKFLNSNKNIDVAFLDIHMPTFSGIDFIKTIKSNVKIILTTSDKNFALEAFEYKSVVDYLLKPIAKERFLKSVDKLINLNTDKPKEKQPSKSIENKDYIFVNVEKRLVKINISEILLIEAKGDYIGIRTDKKSFIVHSTLKKIEKKLPLDSFLRIHRSYIINTSEIIDIEDNSVLIKKHVIPISRSHKTELIKRLNLL; encoded by the coding sequence ATGAACTGTATAATAATAGATGATGATGTATCTGCTAGATTAATAATTAGGCAGTTATGTAAAGAAACAGATTTAGAAATAATAGAAGAGTTTTCTTCTGCTATAGAAGCAATTAAGTTTTTAAATTCAAATAAAAATATCGATGTAGCTTTTTTAGATATTCATATGCCTACTTTTTCGGGTATTGACTTTATTAAAACAATTAAATCAAACGTAAAAATTATATTAACAACATCAGATAAAAACTTTGCGTTAGAAGCTTTTGAATATAAAAGTGTTGTAGATTATTTATTAAAACCAATAGCAAAAGAAAGGTTTTTAAAATCTGTAGATAAGTTAATTAATTTAAATACAGATAAACCAAAAGAGAAACAGCCTAGTAAAAGTATAGAAAATAAAGATTACATTTTTGTGAATGTAGAAAAACGTTTGGTTAAAATTAATATATCAGAAATACTTTTAATAGAGGCTAAAGGAGATTATATTGGTATTAGAACAGATAAGAAAAGTTTTATTGTACATTCTACTTTAAAAAAAATAGAAAAGAAGCTTCCGTTAGATTCTTTTCTTAGAATCCATAGGTCTTATATTATTAATACTTCAGAAATTATAGATATAGAAGATAACAGCGTTTTGATTAAAAAGCACGTGATTCCTATTAGTAGGTCTCATAAAACCGAATTGATTAAAAGGTTAAACTTGTTGTAA
- a CDS encoding Hpt domain-containing protein, with protein sequence MENPNLNYLKEVSGGDASFENSMLTILKTDFPEELLSLKNFYKRKNYEELSLCIHKIKHKIGMLGMPMALEFASKVEIDAKKGNIEQYTELVFILERINVYLKNQ encoded by the coding sequence TTGGAAAACCCTAATCTAAATTATTTAAAAGAAGTTTCTGGTGGTGATGCTAGTTTTGAAAATAGTATGTTAACTATTTTAAAAACTGATTTTCCGGAAGAATTATTATCATTAAAAAATTTTTACAAGCGTAAAAATTATGAAGAACTAAGTTTGTGTATCCATAAAATAAAACACAAAATAGGTATGTTGGGTATGCCAATGGCCTTAGAATTTGCTTCTAAAGTAGAAATTGATGCAAAAAAAGGTAATATTGAACAATATACAGAGCTAGTATTTATTTTAGAGAGAATTAACGTATATTTAAAAAACCAATAG
- a CDS encoding Lrp/AsnC family transcriptional regulator: MKIDGIDKTIIRTLVKDARTPILSIAREVGISGAAIHQRLKKLEKSKLIEGYNMIINPKSLGYTTTAFVGVYLDSSSQLSSSIKRLKEIPEVIESHYTTGNYAILVKILCKDNESLMRILNDKIQPIKNVLRTETFISLDQQIKRQINI; the protein is encoded by the coding sequence ATGAAAATTGATGGTATTGATAAAACAATAATTAGAACTTTGGTTAAAGATGCTAGAACACCTATTTTAAGTATTGCTCGAGAAGTAGGTATATCTGGTGCGGCAATTCATCAAAGATTAAAAAAATTAGAAAAATCTAAACTGATAGAAGGGTACAATATGATTATTAATCCCAAATCTTTGGGTTATACAACGACTGCTTTTGTTGGGGTTTATTTAGATTCTTCAAGCCAGCTATCATCATCAATAAAAAGATTAAAAGAAATACCAGAGGTTATAGAAAGCCATTATACAACTGGTAATTATGCTATTTTGGTTAAAATACTATGTAAAGATAACGAGAGTTTAATGCGTATTTTAAATGATAAAATTCAGCCAATAAAAAATGTATTAAGAACAGAAACATTTATTTCATTAGACCAACAAATTAAAAGACAAATAAATATTTAA
- the accC gene encoding acetyl-CoA carboxylase biotin carboxylase subunit — protein MFKKILIANRGEIALRVIRTCREMGIKTVAVYSTADAESLHVRFADEAVCIGPAQSSESYLKMSNIIAAAEITNADAIHPGYGFLSENAKFSKLCDEHNIKFIGATGEMIDQMGDKANAKSTMKAAGVPCVPGSEGVITDFEECEKLAVETGYPVMLKASAGGGGKGMRAVWKPEDLKDAWDSARQESKAAFGNDDMYMEKLIEEPRHIEIQIVGDSFGKACHLSERDCSVQRRHQKLTEETPSPFMTDELREAMGNAAVKAAEFIKYEGAGTVEFLVDKHRNFYFMEMNTRIQVEHPITEEVVDYDLIREQILVAAGVPISGKNYYPKMHSIECRINAEDPHNNFRPAPGKITTFHAPGGHGIRIDTHVYAGYMIPPNYDSMIAKLITTAQTREEAINKMKRALDEFVIEGIKTTIPFHRQLMDHPDYVAGNYTTKFMEDFTMS, from the coding sequence ATGTTTAAAAAAATATTAATTGCCAATAGAGGTGAAATAGCATTACGTGTTATTAGAACCTGTAGAGAAATGGGTATAAAAACTGTAGCAGTATATTCTACCGCAGATGCAGAAAGTTTACACGTTAGATTTGCAGATGAAGCCGTTTGTATTGGTCCAGCACAAAGTTCAGAATCTTATTTAAAGATGTCTAACATTATTGCTGCTGCAGAAATAACAAATGCAGATGCTATTCACCCAGGTTACGGGTTTTTATCTGAAAATGCTAAATTTTCTAAATTATGTGACGAGCATAATATTAAGTTTATTGGTGCAACAGGTGAAATGATTGACCAAATGGGAGATAAAGCAAATGCTAAATCTACTATGAAAGCTGCTGGTGTACCTTGTGTACCTGGAAGTGAAGGTGTAATTACCGATTTTGAAGAATGTGAAAAGTTAGCTGTAGAAACAGGTTACCCAGTAATGCTTAAAGCTTCTGCCGGAGGTGGAGGTAAAGGTATGCGTGCCGTTTGGAAACCAGAAGACTTAAAAGATGCTTGGGATTCTGCAAGACAAGAATCTAAAGCAGCATTTGGTAACGACGATATGTATATGGAAAAGCTTATTGAAGAGCCAAGACATATCGAAATTCAAATTGTAGGAGATTCTTTCGGGAAAGCATGTCATTTATCAGAAAGAGATTGTTCTGTACAAAGACGTCATCAAAAATTAACAGAAGAAACACCTTCTCCTTTCATGACAGATGAATTAAGAGAAGCAATGGGTAATGCAGCCGTAAAAGCCGCAGAGTTTATTAAATATGAAGGTGCTGGTACTGTAGAGTTTTTAGTTGATAAGCACAGAAACTTCTACTTTATGGAGATGAATACTCGTATACAAGTAGAGCACCCAATTACAGAAGAGGTTGTAGATTACGACTTAATTAGAGAGCAAATTTTAGTTGCTGCTGGTGTGCCAATTTCTGGTAAAAATTATTATCCTAAAATGCATTCTATAGAATGTAGAATTAATGCTGAAGATCCTCATAATAATTTTAGACCAGCTCCGGGTAAAATTACTACTTTTCATGCTCCTGGTGGGCATGGAATAAGAATCGATACGCACGTATATGCAGGATATATGATTCCGCCAAATTACGATTCTATGATTGCTAAATTAATTACGACTGCTCAAACAAGAGAAGAAGCAATTAATAAAATGAAGCGTGCATTAGATGAGTTTGTTATTGAAGGAATTAAAACAACAATACCTTTTCATAGACAATTAATGGATCATCCAGATTATGTTGCAGGTAATTATACAACTAAGTTTATGGAAGATTTTACAATGAGTTAA
- the accB gene encoding acetyl-CoA carboxylase biotin carboxyl carrier protein: MDIKEIQNLIKFVAKSGASEVKLEMEDVKITIRTGSGKTETTIVQAAPMQGLPQMPAQQQAPSAPVAAVEQAAAPVSDNDDSKFITIKSPIIGTFYRKPSPDKPNFVEVGTEVKVGDTVCVIEAMKLFNEIESEISGKIVKVLVDDSSPVEFDQPLFLVDPS; this comes from the coding sequence ATGGATATTAAAGAAATTCAAAATCTTATAAAATTTGTAGCTAAATCTGGTGCAAGCGAGGTAAAGTTAGAAATGGAAGATGTAAAAATTACAATTAGAACAGGTTCTGGTAAAACAGAAACTACTATTGTGCAAGCTGCACCAATGCAAGGTTTACCTCAAATGCCTGCACAACAACAAGCGCCATCGGCACCAGTTGCTGCTGTAGAACAAGCTGCTGCACCTGTGTCTGATAATGATGATTCTAAATTTATTACTATAAAATCTCCAATTATTGGAACTTTTTATAGAAAGCCTTCTCCAGACAAACCAAATTTTGTAGAAGTTGGTACAGAGGTTAAAGTTGGTGATACAGTATGTGTTATCGAAGCTATGAAATTATTTAACGAAATTGAATCAGAAATTTCTGGTAAAATTGTTAAAGTATTAGTAGACGATTCTTCTCCGGTAGAATTTGATCAACCATTATTTTTGGTAGACCCATCATAA
- a CDS encoding beta-ketoacyl-ACP synthase III: MTKITAAITAVGKYVPEYVLTNKELESYVDTNDEWITTRTGIKERRILKGEGLGTSYMAIKASEDLISKKNLDPKEIDLVIVATATPDLPVASTAAYVATEIGATNAFAYDLQAACSSFLYGMSTVTSYIESGRYKKVLLIGADKMSSIIDYTDRATCIIFGDGAGAALFEPNTEGLGFQDEYLRSDGIGRDFLRIEAGGSQMPATKQTVEDGKHFVYQEGKTVFKYAVSNMADVAEKMLVRNNLTEPDIQWLVAHQANKRIIEATAKRVGVSAEKVMMNIHRYGNTTSATLPLLLADYENKLKKGDNLIFAAFGGGFTWGAAYLKWAY; the protein is encoded by the coding sequence ATGACAAAAATCACTGCAGCAATTACAGCAGTAGGGAAATATGTTCCTGAATATGTTTTAACTAACAAAGAGTTAGAAAGCTATGTAGATACCAATGACGAATGGATTACTACTAGAACTGGTATCAAAGAAAGAAGAATCTTAAAAGGTGAAGGTCTTGGTACTTCTTATATGGCTATTAAAGCGTCAGAAGATTTAATCAGCAAGAAAAATTTAGACCCTAAAGAAATAGATTTGGTAATTGTTGCGACTGCAACACCAGATTTACCAGTTGCATCTACAGCGGCTTATGTTGCTACAGAAATAGGTGCAACAAATGCTTTTGCTTACGATTTACAAGCGGCTTGCTCTAGTTTTTTATATGGGATGTCTACTGTTACAAGTTATATAGAATCTGGTAGATATAAAAAAGTTTTATTAATAGGAGCCGATAAAATGTCTTCTATAATAGATTATACAGATAGAGCAACTTGTATTATTTTTGGTGACGGAGCAGGAGCTGCTTTATTTGAACCAAATACAGAAGGTTTAGGTTTTCAAGATGAATACTTAAGAAGTGATGGTATTGGTAGAGATTTCTTAAGAATTGAAGCAGGTGGTTCTCAAATGCCAGCTACAAAACAAACAGTAGAAGATGGTAAGCACTTTGTTTATCAAGAAGGTAAAACTGTTTTTAAATATGCCGTTTCTAATATGGCAGATGTTGCAGAAAAAATGTTGGTTAGAAATAACTTAACAGAACCAGATATTCAATGGTTAGTTGCACATCAAGCTAATAAAAGGATAATAGAAGCAACAGCAAAAAGAGTTGGTGTTTCTGCAGAAAAAGTAATGATGAATATTCATCGATATGGTAACACTACTTCTGCAACCTTACCATTATTATTAGCCGATTACGAAAATAAGCTTAAAAAAGGAGATAATTTAATATTTGCCGCATTTGGTGGTGGTTTCACATGGGGAGCTGCGTACCTTAAATGGGCTTACTAA
- the rpmF gene encoding 50S ribosomal protein L32 has protein sequence MAHPKRKISKTRRDKRRTHYKASAQQIATDPTTGEAHLYHRAHWHEGKLYYRGQVVLESAAAEA, from the coding sequence ATGGCACATCCTAAAAGAAAAATATCGAAAACGAGAAGAGATAAAAGGAGAACGCATTATAAAGCATCTGCACAACAGATTGCTACAGACCCAACAACAGGTGAAGCGCACTTATATCACAGAGCTCACTGGCACGAAGGTAAACTTTACTATAGAGGTCAAGTAGTATTAGAATCTGCAGCAGCAGAAGCATAG
- a CDS encoding YceD family protein, which yields MKDLKQYNIQFVGLKEGKHLFEYSIDNTFFEFYNYSEFKKSSINVTLEFVKKSTFFELLFTASGTVNVPCDVTNEYFDLEITSKLPLVVKFGPEYNDDNEEILILPHEVYQFNVAQFIYEMIVLAVPSKRVHPKVLDGTMKSEALSKLEELEIKEEKTVETTDPRWDKLKNLITEKKT from the coding sequence ATGAAAGACTTGAAACAATACAACATACAGTTTGTAGGATTAAAGGAAGGTAAACATCTATTTGAGTATAGTATTGATAATACGTTCTTTGAGTTTTATAATTATAGTGAGTTTAAAAAATCTTCTATAAATGTTACTTTAGAATTTGTGAAAAAAAGCACTTTTTTTGAGCTTTTATTTACAGCTTCAGGTACAGTTAATGTGCCTTGTGATGTAACAAATGAGTATTTTGACCTTGAAATTACCTCTAAATTACCTTTAGTTGTAAAATTTGGACCAGAATATAATGATGACAATGAAGAGATTTTAATTTTACCACATGAAGTATATCAATTTAATGTAGCACAGTTTATTTATGAAATGATTGTGTTAGCTGTTCCAAGTAAAAGAGTTCATCCAAAAGTACTAGATGGTACGATGAAATCTGAAGCTTTGAGCAAATTAGAAGAGTTAGAAATAAAAGAAGAAAAAACTGTTGAAACAACAGACCCTAGATGGGATAAATTAAAGAATTTAATAACAGAAAAAAAGACATAA
- the pdxA gene encoding 4-hydroxythreonine-4-phosphate dehydrogenase PdxA: MADKTDKIIVGISIGDLNGIGIEVILKTFEDKRMLDFCTPVLFGAMKVVSYHKKALKLEVPVHGINQINQINHSKINVLNVWKEDVSIKLGEETKVSGSYAAKSLEAAVEHLKNKSVDVLLTAPINKETIQSETFNFPGHTEYLEENLPGKSLMILMTDVLRIGLITGHIPISKVAEAITPEVIKEKVSTMHASLKKDFGIAKPKIAVLGLNPHCGDKGVIGKEDDEIIKPTIEEIKESGKLVFGPYAADGFFGSETYKQFDGVLATYHDQGLAPFKALSFGNGVNFTAGLSEIRTSPDHGTGFDIAGKNLANPSSFKEALFSAIHIYKTRNDYKELTKNPLLAKY, encoded by the coding sequence ATGGCTGATAAAACTGATAAAATAATCGTCGGAATTTCAATAGGAGATTTAAATGGTATAGGTATTGAAGTTATTTTAAAAACATTTGAAGATAAACGAATGTTAGATTTCTGTACACCAGTTTTATTTGGAGCAATGAAAGTTGTTTCTTATCACAAAAAAGCTTTAAAGTTAGAGGTTCCTGTGCATGGAATTAACCAAATTAATCAAATAAATCATTCTAAAATAAATGTTTTAAATGTTTGGAAAGAAGATGTTTCTATTAAATTAGGAGAGGAAACTAAAGTTTCTGGTTCGTATGCAGCAAAATCTTTAGAAGCTGCTGTAGAACATTTAAAGAATAAAAGTGTAGATGTTTTATTAACCGCACCTATTAATAAAGAAACCATACAGTCAGAAACATTTAATTTTCCGGGTCATACAGAATATTTAGAAGAAAACTTGCCAGGTAAAAGCTTAATGATTCTTATGACAGATGTATTAAGAATTGGTTTGATAACGGGTCATATTCCTATTTCGAAAGTAGCAGAAGCTATTACTCCAGAAGTTATTAAAGAAAAAGTGTCGACAATGCATGCTTCTTTAAAGAAAGATTTTGGTATTGCAAAACCAAAAATTGCAGTTTTAGGTTTAAATCCTCATTGTGGAGATAAAGGTGTAATTGGTAAAGAAGATGATGAAATTATTAAACCTACTATAGAAGAAATTAAAGAAAGTGGCAAGCTGGTTTTTGGCCCTTATGCTGCAGATGGTTTCTTTGGGTCTGAAACATATAAACAGTTTGATGGTGTTTTGGCAACTTATCACGATCAAGGTTTGGCGCCTTTTAAAGCATTGTCTTTTGGTAATGGTGTAAATTTCACAGCAGGATTAAGTGAAATTAGAACATCACCAGATCACGGAACAGGTTTTGATATTGCAGGTAAAAACCTAGCAAACCCATCGTCTTTTAAAGAAGCATTGTTTTCTGCAATTCATATTTACAAGACCAGAAACGATTATAAAGAACTAACTAAAAACCCACTTTTAGCAAAGTATTAA
- a CDS encoding riboflavin synthase, whose amino-acid sequence MFTGIIETLGKVTNLVSEQDNLHITVSSNITNELKIDQSVAHNGVCLTVVGINENEYTVTAIKETLNKTNIGALKIDSIVNLERAMKLGDRLDGHIVQGHVDETGICTNIENQNGSTVFTFRYNATINNNITIEKGSITVNGVSLTVVNSKDDSFSVAIIPYTLENTSFKTLAVDDKVNLEFDVIGKYVSRLTKRA is encoded by the coding sequence ATGTTTACAGGAATAATAGAGACACTTGGTAAAGTAACAAACTTAGTAAGTGAGCAAGATAATCTTCATATAACAGTAAGTAGCAATATTACAAACGAGTTAAAAATAGATCAAAGCGTTGCCCATAATGGCGTATGTTTAACTGTTGTTGGTATCAACGAAAATGAATATACAGTTACCGCTATTAAAGAAACTTTAAACAAAACAAATATAGGAGCGTTAAAAATAGATTCTATTGTAAACTTAGAAAGAGCAATGAAACTTGGCGACAGACTAGACGGCCATATAGTGCAAGGACATGTAGATGAAACTGGGATTTGTACAAATATTGAAAACCAGAACGGAAGTACTGTTTTTACTTTTCGTTATAATGCAACAATAAATAATAATATTACAATTGAGAAAGGTTCTATAACAGTAAACGGAGTAAGTTTAACGGTTGTAAACTCGAAAGATGATTCTTTTAGTGTTGCAATTATACCTTACACTTTAGAAAACACTTCTTTTAAAACTTTAGCAGTAGATGATAAAGTAAATTTAGAATTCGATGTAATTGGTAAATACGTAAGTCGTCTTACCAAAAGAGCATAA
- a CDS encoding PID-CTERM protein-sorting domain-containing protein, translating into MKKIKYLVLIIVLLSTQLVCGQMVPPPPPGLSVDGGVIFLLASALIYGVAKLRN; encoded by the coding sequence ATGAAGAAAATAAAATACTTAGTGCTAATTATAGTACTCCTTTCTACTCAATTGGTTTGTGGTCAAATGGTGCCACCACCACCACCGGGTTTATCTGTAGATGGCGGTGTAATATTTTTACTAGCTTCTGCTTTAATTTATGGTGTAGCAAAACTAAGAAACTAA